Proteins encoded together in one Streptomyces sp. B1I3 window:
- the rfaE2 gene encoding D-glycero-beta-D-manno-heptose 1-phosphate adenylyltransferase: MNGPTPLLVVGDALLDHDLSGHADRLAPDAPVPVVNGARRTTRPGGAALAACLGAADGREVTLVTALGDDEASRTLRRLLQGRVRLIELPLTGELPCKTRIMARGVPLLRLDDGDGRAASATDQARAAVEGARAVLVADYGRGAADVLRDALTRAAARVPVVWDPHPRGGPPVKGVRLATPSAAEARGFATRDAARAPTRAGHDGACEPPPQGPQAELHRSAADARRLIAAWGVTSVAVTLGDRGALLSHGEEPLLVPAPWTADGDACGAGDRFAVTAAGLLADDALPETAVQGAVRAATQYVADGGARALAVGPVTTAPQDTAGDDVETDPCAPDAARLAVRVREEGGTVVAAGGCFDLLHAGHVALLQAARRTGDCLIVCVNSDASVRRRKGGTRPLVPVTDRVRVLLALECVDAVAVFEEDTPERLLGELRPHIWAKGGDYALTELPEARLVRSWGGQVVLLPYLDGRSTTALAERAARGPAPRPATRPRSARR; this comes from the coding sequence ATGAACGGCCCCACGCCCCTTCTCGTCGTCGGGGACGCCCTGCTCGACCACGACCTGTCCGGCCACGCCGACCGGCTGGCTCCCGACGCCCCCGTACCGGTGGTGAACGGCGCACGCCGCACCACCCGGCCCGGTGGCGCGGCACTCGCCGCGTGCCTCGGGGCGGCGGACGGCCGTGAGGTCACCCTCGTCACGGCGCTGGGCGACGACGAGGCCAGCCGGACGCTGCGGCGGCTGCTGCAGGGCCGCGTCCGGCTGATCGAGCTTCCGCTCACGGGCGAACTCCCCTGCAAGACGCGGATCATGGCCCGGGGCGTGCCCCTGCTCAGACTGGACGACGGCGACGGCCGCGCGGCCTCGGCGACCGACCAGGCGCGCGCCGCCGTCGAGGGGGCCAGGGCCGTTCTCGTCGCCGACTACGGCCGCGGCGCCGCCGACGTCCTCCGTGACGCGCTCACCCGGGCCGCCGCCAGGGTGCCCGTCGTCTGGGACCCCCACCCGAGAGGCGGGCCGCCGGTGAAGGGAGTCCGGCTCGCCACCCCCTCGGCGGCGGAGGCCCGTGGGTTCGCCACCCGGGACGCGGCCCGGGCACCCACCCGTGCGGGTCACGACGGAGCGTGTGAACCGCCGCCGCAGGGCCCGCAGGCCGAGCTGCACCGCTCCGCCGCGGACGCCCGCCGGCTCATCGCGGCCTGGGGTGTCACCTCCGTCGCCGTCACCCTGGGAGACCGCGGGGCGCTGCTGTCCCACGGCGAGGAGCCACTGCTGGTCCCCGCCCCCTGGACGGCGGACGGCGACGCGTGCGGCGCCGGCGACCGGTTCGCGGTGACCGCGGCCGGGCTGCTGGCCGACGACGCGCTCCCGGAGACGGCCGTCCAGGGCGCGGTGCGCGCCGCCACCCAGTACGTGGCGGACGGCGGAGCCCGTGCCCTGGCCGTCGGACCCGTCACCACCGCACCGCAGGACACGGCCGGGGACGACGTGGAGACGGACCCCTGCGCACCGGACGCGGCACGGCTGGCCGTCCGGGTACGCGAGGAGGGAGGCACCGTCGTCGCGGCGGGCGGCTGCTTCGACCTGCTGCACGCGGGCCATGTCGCCCTGCTCCAGGCGGCCCGGCGTACCGGTGACTGCCTCATCGTCTGCGTCAACTCCGACGCCTCGGTGCGGCGGCGCAAGGGCGGGACGCGCCCCCTCGTCCCGGTCACCGACCGTGTCAGGGTGCTCCTGGCGCTCGAATGCGTCGACGCGGTCGCCGTGTTCGAGGAGGACACCCCCGAACGGCTGCTGGGCGAGCTGCGTCCGCACATCTGGGCCAAGGGCGGCGACTACGCCCTGACGGAGCTCCCCGAGGCGAGGCTGGTGCGGAGCTGGGGCGGGCAGGTCGTCCTCCTGCCCTACCTCGACGGCCGCTCGACCACCGCGCTCGCCGAACGGGCGGCCCGCGGCCCGGCTCCCCGCCCCGCCACCCGGCCCCGCAGCGCCCGGAGATGA
- a CDS encoding SIS domain-containing protein — protein sequence MNVTPDGQHCDDLMDALAAFRESCPVVHRWGAELARRLGGGARLLVAGNGGSAAQAQHLTAELVGRYREDRPPFSALALHADTSSTTAIANDYGVQEVFARQTCAHGRAGDVLMLLSTSGASANLLAAATQAHRIGMTVWALTGPAPNPLEAACDEALCVDAPVSATVQELHLVAVHMICEAFDQAVDDHATGAGHRPAPAPAPVGEGIV from the coding sequence ATGAACGTGACCCCTGATGGCCAGCACTGCGACGATCTGATGGACGCCCTCGCCGCGTTCCGTGAGTCGTGTCCCGTCGTCCACCGCTGGGGCGCCGAGCTCGCACGGCGCCTCGGCGGCGGGGCCAGGCTCCTCGTCGCCGGCAACGGCGGCAGCGCCGCCCAGGCCCAGCACCTGACCGCCGAGCTGGTGGGCCGCTACCGCGAGGACCGGCCGCCGTTCTCCGCGCTCGCCCTGCACGCCGACACCTCGTCCACGACCGCCATCGCCAACGACTACGGCGTCCAGGAGGTGTTCGCCCGTCAGACCTGCGCCCACGGCAGGGCGGGGGACGTCCTCATGCTGCTGTCGACCAGCGGCGCGAGCGCCAACCTGCTGGCGGCGGCGACCCAGGCGCACCGCATCGGCATGACGGTCTGGGCCCTCACAGGGCCCGCCCCCAACCCCCTCGAAGCGGCCTGCGACGAAGCCCTGTGCGTCGACGCACCGGTCTCCGCCACGGTCCAGGAACTCCACCTGGTGGCGGTGCACATGATCTGCGAGGCGTTCGACCAGGCCGTCGACGACCACGCCACCGGGGCCGGCCACCGGCCCGCCCCGGCCCCGGCACCGGTCGGGGAGGGCATCGTATGA
- a CDS encoding glycosyltransferase yields the protein MRNATPAPVRVALVSEHASPLAELGGPDAGGQNVYVAQLAEHLARRGHAVTVYTRRDDPALPGQVTTPGGYQVAHVPAGPPAPVPKDELLAHMPEFGAFLARRWRSGPPDVVHAHFWMSGTAALAGVRGLGVPVVQTYHALGTVKRRHQGAEDTSPPQRLAVEAAIGQECRRVLATCADEVAELAAMGVPRERISVVPCGVDPVHFSPIEDARRPASGPRRLLAVGRLVRRKGFDRAVRALAEVPDAELLVAGGPEAALLFAEPEAERLRKVAEEYGVQDRVTLLGAVPHTQMPRLMSGADLVLSLPDYEPFGIVPIEAMACRTPVLATAVGGHLDTVVDGVTGALVPPDDDSHALAGVIRGLIDDPERLERLGAAGRERVLTHYTWDRVTDGVARVYSAVRAAPSLSGAVR from the coding sequence ATGAGGAACGCCACTCCAGCCCCCGTCCGCGTCGCCCTGGTCTCCGAGCACGCCAGCCCCCTGGCCGAGCTCGGCGGGCCGGACGCGGGCGGGCAGAACGTCTACGTGGCCCAACTCGCCGAACACCTCGCCCGGCGCGGTCACGCGGTCACCGTCTACACGCGCCGCGACGACCCGGCCCTGCCGGGGCAGGTCACCACGCCGGGCGGCTACCAGGTCGCGCACGTGCCCGCCGGGCCACCCGCCCCGGTGCCCAAGGACGAACTCCTCGCCCACATGCCGGAGTTCGGGGCCTTCCTCGCACGCCGCTGGCGGTCAGGACCGCCGGACGTCGTGCACGCGCACTTCTGGATGTCCGGTACGGCGGCGCTCGCAGGGGTCCGCGGCCTCGGTGTCCCGGTCGTCCAGACCTACCACGCCCTCGGCACGGTGAAGAGGCGCCACCAGGGTGCCGAGGACACCAGCCCGCCCCAGCGCCTGGCCGTGGAGGCGGCGATCGGGCAGGAGTGCAGGCGGGTCCTGGCGACCTGCGCCGACGAGGTCGCCGAGCTGGCTGCCATGGGTGTGCCGCGCGAGCGGATCTCGGTCGTGCCGTGCGGAGTCGACCCCGTCCACTTCTCGCCGATCGAGGACGCCCGCCGCCCCGCGTCCGGCCCCCGGCGTCTGCTGGCCGTCGGCCGGCTCGTACGGCGCAAGGGGTTCGACCGTGCCGTCCGGGCGCTCGCCGAGGTGCCCGACGCGGAACTCCTCGTCGCCGGCGGGCCCGAGGCCGCGCTGCTGTTCGCCGAACCGGAGGCCGAACGCCTGCGGAAGGTGGCCGAGGAGTACGGCGTCCAGGACCGCGTCACGCTGCTGGGTGCGGTGCCCCACACCCAGATGCCCCGCCTGATGTCCGGTGCGGACCTGGTGCTGTCCCTCCCCGACTACGAACCGTTCGGCATCGTGCCCATCGAGGCCATGGCCTGCCGCACCCCGGTCCTGGCCACGGCGGTCGGCGGTCACCTCGACACCGTGGTCGACGGCGTCACGGGCGCCCTCGTCCCGCCCGACGACGACAGCCACGCTCTCGCGGGCGTCATCAGAGGTCTGATCGACGACCCTGAACGGCTGGAACGTCTCGGTGCCGCCGGCCGCGAACGAGTCCTCACCCACTACACCTGGGACCGGGTCACCGACGGTGTCGCCCGCGTCTACAGCGCCGTACGAGCCGCCCCCTCACTCTCGGGAGCAGTCCGATGA
- a CDS encoding glycosyltransferase: protein MNILIWHVHGSWITSFVQGPHTCLVPVTPDRGPDGLGRARTWQWPDRVREVSPGALRESDIDLMVLQRPHEIGLAHAWTGRRPGTDVPAVYVEHNSPDGTAVDTRHPLAGRDDIPVVHVTHFNRLMWDTGRAPATVIEHGIIDPGGLWTGEEPRAAVVVNEPVRRGRTTGTDLLPAFSRAAPLDVFGMRTEGLAAHLGLPADRCRTWDLPQSELHPAMARRRLYLHPVRWTSLGLSLLEAMFLGMPVVALDTTEVREAVPDGAGVVSNRPDVLEEAVRAFLADHGHARRVGEGARAAALARYGVQRFLDDWEHLMKEVTR from the coding sequence ATGAACATCCTCATCTGGCACGTCCACGGTTCCTGGATCACGTCGTTCGTCCAGGGACCGCACACCTGCCTCGTGCCCGTCACACCGGACCGCGGACCCGACGGTCTCGGGCGGGCCCGCACCTGGCAGTGGCCTGACCGGGTGCGGGAGGTGAGTCCCGGCGCTCTCCGGGAGAGCGACATCGACCTGATGGTCCTCCAGCGGCCCCACGAGATCGGACTGGCCCACGCCTGGACGGGCCGGCGGCCGGGCACGGACGTCCCGGCCGTGTACGTCGAGCACAACAGCCCGGACGGAACAGCGGTGGACACCCGGCACCCGCTGGCCGGACGGGACGACATCCCCGTCGTCCACGTCACGCACTTCAACCGGCTGATGTGGGACACCGGCCGGGCCCCGGCCACGGTCATCGAGCACGGCATCATCGACCCGGGCGGACTGTGGACCGGCGAGGAGCCGAGGGCCGCCGTGGTGGTGAATGAGCCGGTACGGCGTGGCCGCACCACCGGGACCGACCTGCTGCCCGCCTTCTCCCGCGCCGCGCCGCTGGACGTCTTCGGCATGCGCACCGAGGGACTCGCCGCACATCTCGGTCTGCCTGCCGACCGCTGCCGCACCTGGGACCTGCCGCAGAGCGAACTCCATCCGGCGATGGCCCGCCGCAGGCTCTACCTCCACCCCGTGCGCTGGACATCGCTCGGCCTGTCGCTCCTGGAGGCGATGTTCCTCGGCATGCCGGTCGTGGCGCTGGACACCACGGAGGTCCGCGAAGCGGTGCCGGACGGCGCCGGAGTCGTCTCCAACCGCCCCGACGTCCTGGAGGAGGCCGTCCGCGCCTTCCTCGCCGACCACGGTCACGCCAGGCGCGTGGGGGAGGGGGCCAGGGCCGCCGCACTCGCCCGCTACGGGGTGCAGCGCTTCCTGGACGACTGGGAACACCTGATGAAAGAGGTCACGCGATGA
- a CDS encoding glycosyltransferase family 9 protein has product MRVLVTRLDSFGDVLLAGPAVRAVAANATHVTLLCGPRGEPAARLLPGVDDVLVWEAPWEGVRPPTVEEAGIETVTRRLRDGAYDTGLVLTSFHQSPLPTALLLRMAGVGRIGADSADHPGTLLDVRHRRLPGRHEAEAALDTAVAMGFAPARGDDGRLRVLPAPDTAALTGNGPYVVVHPGASAPARAWSPERCAETVQRLADAGHRVVVTGGPDETALTRRVSGTAGLDLGGRTEPRTLAGVLRGADALVSGNTGPAHLAAAVGTPVVSLFAPVVPAERWGPFGVPSVLLGDQSAKCAGSRARHCPVPGHPCLDEVTPQRVVRAVRELIEVTA; this is encoded by the coding sequence ATGAGGGTTCTGGTCACCCGGCTGGACAGCTTCGGCGACGTACTCCTCGCGGGACCCGCCGTCCGCGCGGTCGCCGCGAACGCCACCCACGTCACCCTGCTGTGCGGGCCGCGGGGCGAACCCGCCGCCCGGCTGCTGCCGGGCGTCGACGACGTACTCGTCTGGGAGGCCCCCTGGGAGGGGGTACGGCCGCCGACGGTCGAGGAGGCCGGAATCGAGACGGTGACCCGGCGGCTGAGGGACGGCGCGTACGACACCGGGCTCGTCCTGACCTCCTTCCACCAGAGCCCCCTGCCCACCGCGCTGCTGCTCAGGATGGCCGGAGTGGGCCGGATCGGGGCGGACAGCGCCGACCACCCGGGGACCCTGCTCGACGTCAGGCACCGGAGGCTCCCCGGCCGCCACGAGGCGGAGGCCGCGCTGGACACCGCCGTCGCCATGGGCTTCGCGCCGGCCCGGGGGGACGACGGCAGGCTCCGGGTGCTGCCCGCTCCCGACACCGCCGCCCTCACCGGCAACGGCCCCTACGTCGTCGTCCATCCGGGAGCCAGTGCCCCGGCGCGTGCCTGGAGTCCGGAGCGCTGCGCCGAGACAGTGCAGCGGCTCGCCGATGCCGGACACCGCGTGGTGGTCACCGGCGGACCGGACGAGACGGCGCTGACCCGGAGGGTGAGCGGCACGGCCGGACTGGACCTCGGCGGCCGGACGGAACCCCGCACCCTGGCCGGCGTCCTGCGCGGCGCCGACGCCCTCGTCAGCGGCAACACCGGCCCCGCCCACCTGGCCGCCGCGGTGGGCACACCCGTCGTCTCCCTGTTCGCCCCGGTGGTGCCCGCGGAACGCTGGGGGCCCTTCGGGGTGCCGTCCGTCCTGCTCGGCGACCAGTCCGCGAAGTGTGCCGGCAGCCGCGCCCGGCACTGCCCCGTCCCCGGACATCCGTGCCTGGACGAGGTCACGCCCCAGCGCGTGGTGCGGGCCGTCCGCGAGCTCATCGAGGTGACCGCATGA
- a CDS encoding HAD-IIIA family hydrolase, which yields MTPGAPPYGRVSAVLFDRDGTLVEDVPYNGDPELVRLLPGAREAVDLLRSAGIPTGVVSNQSGIGRGLLREDEVLRVNARADALLGTLGTWVFCPHSPDAGCTCRKPRPGLVLEAARRLGVPPAECVVIGDIRADVLAARAAGARGVLVPNAVTLPAEVAVERWTAPDVLTAVRMVLDRQEARA from the coding sequence GTGACCCCCGGCGCGCCACCGTACGGCCGGGTGTCCGCGGTCCTCTTCGACCGCGACGGCACCCTCGTCGAGGACGTCCCCTACAACGGCGACCCCGAGCTGGTCCGGCTCCTGCCGGGGGCGCGCGAAGCGGTGGACCTCCTGCGTTCCGCGGGCATCCCCACGGGAGTGGTCAGCAACCAGTCGGGCATCGGCCGGGGACTGCTCCGCGAGGACGAGGTGCTGCGGGTCAACGCACGGGCCGACGCCCTGCTCGGCACCCTCGGAACCTGGGTGTTCTGCCCGCACAGCCCCGACGCCGGCTGCACCTGCCGCAAACCGCGGCCGGGGCTCGTCCTGGAGGCCGCCCGCAGGCTGGGCGTACCGCCGGCGGAGTGCGTGGTGATCGGTGACATCCGGGCCGACGTCCTCGCGGCACGGGCGGCGGGGGCCCGAGGCGTCCTGGTCCCCAACGCGGTGACCCTGCCCGCCGAGGTGGCGGTCGAACGGTGGACCGCACCGGACGTGCTGACCGCCGTGCGCATGGTCCTCGACCGTCAGGAGGCCCGCGCATGA
- a CDS encoding glycosyltransferase family 2 protein: MNAPEYAVVVPTIGRACLTDCLRALASASGPRPAEVVVVDDRPAPQDILPVEAAGELCDRVRTLATGGRGPAAARNAGLRAVTAPWVVFLDDDVQVLPDWADRLADDLVAADGRTGGVQGRLTVPLPEDRRPTDWERGTAGLEQAAWATADMAYRAVALKEVGGFDERFRRAFREDADLALRMMDAGWTLRTGGRVTRHPVRPADRWVSLRAQRGNADDVLMNRLHGADWWIRAHAPRGRLPAHLAVTGLACLATVCAAAGRHRAAAVAGTLWALGTAEFAAARIIPGPRTRHEILTMTVTSAAIPPLAVRHWLTGLVRHRNVRSPGGAP; encoded by the coding sequence ATGAACGCCCCGGAGTACGCGGTGGTCGTCCCCACCATCGGCCGGGCCTGCCTCACCGACTGCCTGCGGGCGCTGGCGTCCGCCTCCGGACCCAGGCCGGCCGAGGTGGTCGTCGTCGACGACCGCCCCGCGCCGCAGGACATCCTGCCCGTCGAGGCGGCCGGCGAACTCTGCGACCGCGTCCGCACCCTGGCCACCGGCGGCCGGGGCCCGGCCGCCGCCCGCAACGCCGGCCTGCGGGCCGTCACCGCGCCCTGGGTGGTCTTCCTCGACGACGACGTCCAGGTCCTCCCCGACTGGGCCGACCGGCTCGCCGACGACCTCGTGGCGGCGGACGGCCGCACCGGCGGTGTCCAGGGGCGGCTCACGGTCCCCCTCCCCGAGGACCGCAGGCCGACGGACTGGGAGAGGGGGACGGCGGGCCTGGAGCAGGCGGCCTGGGCCACGGCCGACATGGCCTACCGCGCGGTCGCGCTCAAGGAGGTGGGCGGCTTCGACGAACGCTTCCGCCGCGCCTTCCGGGAGGACGCCGACCTCGCACTGCGCATGATGGACGCCGGCTGGACCCTCCGCACGGGCGGCCGTGTCACCCGTCACCCCGTCCGCCCTGCGGACCGCTGGGTGTCCCTGCGGGCGCAGCGCGGCAACGCCGACGACGTCCTGATGAACCGTCTGCACGGCGCCGACTGGTGGATACGGGCCCACGCCCCCCGGGGCCGGCTCCCCGCCCACCTCGCCGTCACCGGGCTGGCCTGCCTGGCCACCGTCTGCGCGGCGGCCGGCCGGCACCGCGCGGCGGCCGTCGCCGGCACGCTGTGGGCCCTGGGCACGGCCGAGTTCGCCGCCGCGCGCATCATCCCCGGGCCCCGGACCCGGCACGAGATCCTCACGATGACCGTGACCAGCGCCGCCATTCCGCCGCTCGCGGTCCGCCACTGGCTCACGGGCCTGGTCAGGCACCGTAACGTCCGGTCACCGGGAGGCGCCCCGTGA
- a CDS encoding carbamoyltransferase C-terminal domain-containing protein, with product MRVLGINALFHDPAAALVVDGRIVAAAEEERFSRRKHGKRPLPFSAWELPELSARWCLEQAGLTPADLDAVAYSYDAHLSRPAEQMGLHDPWDHLRQEYARRAPEFLAEALPGLDPGKVRFVAHHVAHAASAGQASPHPDCAVLVLDGRGECGSHLAGRYVNRELTVLASQELPDSVGLFYEDLTQHLGFLRSSDEFKVMALASYGKPRFKDRLREFVHADGDGGFRARPVPWASLVPGREPGAPWSQEHADVAASAQECLEDVMLDLARWLHGRTGEDVLTLAGGVALNCVANTRLYRESPFRQIWVQPAAGDAGTALGAALHVAGEKEPVAAMPTAALGRGWSDEELRGWLERAAVPYEEPDDIAETVAEELSRDGVVAWFQGRSEFGPRALGHRSLLAHPGRAENLERLNAVKGREEFRPVAPMVLAERAAELFDGPIPSPYMLFVHEVAEEWRARIPAVVHVDGTARIQTVDPVSEPLVARMLGAFERRTGLPVVVNTSLNTAGRPMVDDPRDALECFGSAPVDLLALGPFAVRRAKAYA from the coding sequence ATGCGCGTCCTCGGTATCAACGCACTCTTCCACGACCCCGCCGCCGCCCTCGTCGTGGACGGCAGGATCGTCGCCGCGGCGGAGGAGGAGCGCTTCAGCCGGCGTAAGCACGGCAAGCGCCCGCTCCCGTTCTCCGCCTGGGAACTGCCCGAACTCAGCGCCCGCTGGTGCCTGGAACAGGCCGGGCTGACCCCGGCCGACCTCGACGCGGTCGCCTACTCCTACGACGCGCACCTCTCCCGTCCGGCCGAGCAGATGGGGCTCCACGACCCGTGGGACCACCTCCGCCAGGAGTACGCGCGGCGCGCCCCGGAGTTCCTCGCCGAGGCGCTGCCCGGGCTCGACCCCGGCAAGGTCCGCTTCGTGGCACACCACGTGGCGCACGCGGCCTCGGCCGGACAGGCGTCACCGCACCCCGACTGCGCGGTCCTCGTGCTCGACGGCCGGGGCGAATGCGGTTCACACCTCGCGGGCCGCTATGTGAACCGGGAGCTGACCGTCCTGGCGTCCCAGGAACTTCCGGACTCCGTAGGACTGTTCTACGAGGACCTCACCCAGCACCTGGGGTTCCTGCGCAGCAGCGACGAGTTCAAGGTCATGGCGCTCGCCTCCTACGGCAAGCCCCGCTTCAAGGACCGGCTGCGGGAGTTCGTGCACGCGGACGGGGACGGCGGCTTCCGGGCCCGCCCGGTCCCCTGGGCCTCGCTCGTACCGGGGAGGGAGCCCGGAGCCCCCTGGTCCCAGGAGCACGCCGACGTGGCCGCGAGTGCCCAGGAGTGCCTGGAGGACGTCATGCTCGACCTGGCGCGGTGGCTGCACGGCCGCACGGGCGAGGACGTGCTCACACTCGCCGGCGGAGTGGCTCTCAACTGCGTGGCCAACACCCGCCTGTACCGGGAGAGCCCGTTCCGGCAGATCTGGGTGCAGCCGGCCGCCGGCGACGCGGGGACGGCACTCGGCGCCGCCCTGCACGTCGCCGGCGAGAAGGAGCCCGTGGCGGCCATGCCGACCGCGGCACTCGGGCGGGGCTGGAGCGACGAGGAACTGCGCGGCTGGCTGGAACGGGCGGCCGTGCCGTACGAGGAGCCCGACGACATCGCCGAGACCGTCGCCGAGGAACTGAGCCGCGACGGTGTCGTGGCCTGGTTCCAGGGGCGGTCCGAATTCGGCCCCCGCGCCCTCGGCCACCGCTCGCTGCTCGCGCACCCCGGTCGGGCCGAGAACCTGGAGCGGCTGAACGCCGTCAAGGGGCGCGAGGAGTTCCGCCCGGTCGCACCCATGGTGCTCGCCGAGCGGGCGGCGGAACTCTTCGACGGCCCGATTCCCAGCCCGTACATGCTCTTCGTCCACGAGGTCGCCGAGGAATGGCGCGCCCGCATCCCGGCTGTCGTCCACGTCGACGGCACCGCCCGGATCCAGACGGTGGACCCCGTCTCCGAACCTCTCGTGGCCCGCATGCTCGGCGCCTTCGAACGGCGCACCGGGCTGCCCGTCGTCGTGAACACCAGCCTGAACACGGCAGGCCGGCCGATGGTCGACGACCCCCGGGACGCGCTGGAGTGCTTCGGCTCGGCGCCCGTCGACCTCCTGGCCCTCGGACCGTTCGCGGTACGGCGAGCGAAGGCGTACGCATGA
- a CDS encoding NAD-dependent epimerase/dehydratase family protein: MTTPPPWRRAAVTGGAGFLGSHLCERLLDSGVEVDCADNLISGSSRNIAHLTGRPGFRFVQCDVSSDTVAADLTGPYDLVLHFACPASPVHYMSHPLETMDAGSLGTRNALAIAHRDGARFLLASTSEVYGDPLVHPQREDYWGNVNPVGPRSVYDESKRFAEALVTAHVGAKGLDAGIVRMFNTYGPRMRADDGRAVPTFISQALAGKPVTVAGDGSQTRSLCYVDDTIDGVLAVAASHAVRPVNIGGGEEVTVADIARRVIAMTGSASTLTFVERPVDDPERRRPDTTLARELLGWEPRVSSEEGIKRTIAYFSSLPETAATAQRL; the protein is encoded by the coding sequence ATGACGACACCGCCCCCATGGCGCCGCGCCGCTGTGACCGGGGGCGCCGGTTTCCTCGGCTCACACCTGTGCGAGCGGCTGCTGGATTCGGGAGTCGAAGTCGACTGCGCGGACAACCTGATCTCGGGATCCAGCCGCAACATCGCCCACCTGACCGGCCGGCCCGGATTCCGCTTCGTGCAGTGCGACGTGTCCTCGGACACCGTGGCCGCCGACCTGACCGGCCCCTACGACCTGGTCCTGCACTTCGCGTGCCCAGCCTCGCCCGTGCACTACATGAGCCACCCGCTGGAGACCATGGACGCCGGCAGCCTCGGCACCCGCAACGCGCTGGCGATCGCGCACCGCGACGGCGCGCGCTTCCTCCTCGCCTCGACGTCCGAGGTCTACGGCGACCCGCTCGTCCACCCGCAGCGTGAGGACTACTGGGGCAACGTCAACCCCGTCGGCCCGCGCAGCGTGTACGACGAGTCCAAACGGTTCGCCGAGGCCCTGGTCACGGCGCACGTCGGCGCGAAGGGGCTGGACGCCGGCATCGTACGGATGTTCAACACGTACGGCCCCCGGATGCGGGCCGACGACGGACGGGCGGTCCCGACCTTCATCTCCCAGGCACTGGCCGGGAAGCCGGTGACCGTGGCCGGGGACGGAAGCCAGACGCGCTCGCTCTGCTACGTGGACGACACGATCGACGGCGTCCTCGCGGTGGCCGCCAGCCACGCGGTCCGCCCGGTCAACATCGGCGGAGGCGAGGAGGTCACGGTCGCCGACATCGCCCGTCGTGTGATCGCCATGACCGGCTCCGCCTCCACACTCACCTTCGTCGAGCGCCCCGTCGACGACCCCGAACGGCGCAGGCCCGACACCACCCTGGCGCGCGAACTGCTCGGCTGGGAGCCCCGGGTGAGCAGCGAGGAAGGCATCAAACGCACCATCGCCTACTTCTCGTCCCTGCCCGAAACCGCCGCGACGGCCCAGCGGCTCTGA
- a CDS encoding SigB/SigF/SigG family RNA polymerase sigma factor produces the protein MCADDRRADPDTAAAFRRLAELPEGAERDRLRDDTIRAWLPMAHRLAGRFRNRGESLEDLRQVAAVGLVNAVDRYDPALGNAFASYAVPTITGEIKRHFRDRTWSVHVPRRVQDLRNVVRAAHAELAAGGDGSAVTERQIATHTGLTEEEVRQGSEALHSFSALSTDAEIAGSDGGLSLGESLGRIDTAFDLVVDRESVKPGLRRLSERERHVLYLRFFAGITQSAIAAELGISQMHVSRLISKACRSLREGA, from the coding sequence ATGTGTGCCGACGACCGGCGTGCCGATCCGGACACGGCAGCGGCCTTCCGGCGCCTCGCCGAACTGCCCGAGGGCGCCGAGCGGGACCGGCTGCGGGACGACACCATCCGCGCCTGGCTCCCCATGGCCCACCGCCTGGCCGGCCGCTTCCGCAACCGCGGTGAGTCCCTGGAGGACCTGCGGCAGGTCGCGGCCGTCGGACTGGTCAACGCGGTCGACCGCTACGACCCCGCCCTGGGCAACGCGTTCGCGAGCTACGCCGTCCCCACCATCACCGGGGAGATCAAACGGCACTTCAGGGACCGCACGTGGTCGGTGCACGTGCCGCGCCGCGTCCAGGACCTGCGCAACGTCGTGCGGGCCGCCCATGCCGAACTGGCCGCGGGCGGCGACGGCTCCGCCGTGACGGAGCGGCAGATCGCCACCCACACCGGCCTCACCGAGGAGGAGGTCCGCCAGGGCAGCGAGGCCCTTCACAGCTTCAGTGCCCTCTCCACCGACGCCGAGATCGCCGGCAGCGACGGCGGTCTGTCCCTCGGCGAGAGCCTGGGCAGGATCGACACCGCGTTCGATCTCGTGGTGGACCGCGAATCGGTGAAACCGGGCCTGCGCCGGCTGTCGGAGCGGGAACGCCACGTGCTCTACCTCCGGTTCTTCGCCGGCATAACGCAGAGTGCCATCGCCGCCGAACTGGGCATCTCCCAGATGCACGTGTCGCGCCTGATCAGCAAGGCCTGCCGCAGCCTCCGCGAGGGGGCCTGA